The Anoplopoma fimbria isolate UVic2021 breed Golden Eagle Sablefish chromosome 10, Afim_UVic_2022, whole genome shotgun sequence sequence TCATCTTTATTCTTTCCTCtgaagtcaaactttttttgctttgaataaCACTAAGCATCTGTCATAGGAATGAACGAGCGGCACCTCAGACGCTGTATCCACTCCCCCTTTTACATCCATGGATCAGATCATTGGTGCTGGGGTTTGCACTGGTTTAATTTGAGCTTACCGCAAACTGCTAACTGGGGTGAGTTTAGTTTCTGTACTTTAGATTTAATCCAATGAACAATCTTTCAACACGTGAATGGACCATGGATGTACTATTGACAATCCCTCAGTGCagctacagtgactcactatcgcctctAGAGGAACACGTGGTATAACAAGACAGGACGGGCCAGACACCTGAAAATCTGTCAAGAGATCCAATAACTGGAGTTTTCACAGGAGGGAACATCGATACTTTAGCCTACTTGTATCAGGATGTAATGCTTTAAAtcttaataatgtttttgaatTTGGTTTGACAGACACAAAAATATTCTACCTCAATTAAATGTTCTCCCTCATAGTGCATCAGAATCATTTCTTaatattttgtcttctttttcctGAGGTTGTTGTAGACTTCCCAACAAGAGCCATGTGGTCTTTTAGCCAACACCACcctgacaaacagagagaaaaaaagtgagtcCTGTATAATGTCCCTTTGTCCTgcccgcccacacacacacacacacacacacacacacacacacacgatgacAAGGACGCACAAAGTTGGACACCAACATGGACTAATGAGAGGTAAGAGTAATTTGTGTTACTGAGATATAGTTACAGCTAAGGACACAGAGTGAATTATATTATAACCCAAACAAAggccatgcacacacacacacacacacacacacacacacacacacacacacacacacacacacacacacacacacacacacacacacacacacacacacagcaggagctGCTGCACGCTCTTTGTCTTGTTTCCACCGTCTTAACTCTCACATGTAATTagcctcactctctctctgtccgtcgCAGATACCGATAGCACACAGGAgggggtcagtgtgtgtgtgtgtgtgtgtgtgtgtgttgttgggtGGGTGGGTATGGGGACAGGGGGGTCCAAGCGTCTCAAGGGACAGGTTATGACAAATAAGATTAATGTGTCCCCTATTTCCAGACTGGTGCACTGGCCTCtcttctgctcacacacacactcgtgtcgtaaaaaacacacatatacgcCTCCCTGATAGCTTTTTCTCTCTGGAGAGGGTCCATATGGGGACTAGAGTCTGGTGggagtttgagtgtgtgtgtgtgtgtgtgtgtgtgtgtgtgtggggggtgggtGCGTGCGTGCGCCACTCCAGGACATCACatctctgtcttttcctttgTTGTCATGAAGTCCACAGTCTCGGATGTCTTGACTCAcggctgcttttgttttattgttgtatcagagttttaaaaacattgtatcTTTGATTCAATAAATGGATGTAAGTTTACAAACACAATACAGAAAACagttcaaatatatatatatatatatatagaaacagGAATAACATCTGATACTAACCTAGTTTCTTCGTGTAGAGGACATTTCACAATGCATTTTCACCAAGTTTCACTACTTTTAGAGGTTTTAATTATGGTTGTTACATAGATTTTTTGCAGTAATATGCTCTTTTGAGTTTACTACAGATTGTTTAACTCTTAAGTTCTGCTTTCGGggcattgttttgtttgtaagtTTCTTTCAAACGTAACACAGTAATGAACAATGGATAATCTTGGAATATGACTATAATTATCAAGGTATAACTCACCAGTCACACAGatataaaaagaaatcataCATGGTACTTTGTGATTTGCATAAAGGTCTCTACATATTGTTTTTAAGGGAACTCGTATAGGACTTAATCCACGGCAACACTTTATGTTGATGATGATATTGTACTTCTCTATGCTTCCTATTTCCTGAAGTCTAACGGCAGTCACTCCTGATCATGTGTTCGACAGCATCTGGCTGCAGTTTCACCAACAAGCATTACATGTCGTCTCACGGTTCAGATGGTCAGACTCCTGCAACAATTCAACATGAGAACTGATCTGAGTTCAGTGCTGACAATGCTGTCAGGTGTGTCGGCAGGCACCCTGATGTCCTTTGTGGATCTAaagtgtgtttggttttttgaAGCGTTGTCCTCAGTGAGGGAAACTCATCttagcacacacactcaagctgCTGAAGCGGCAAGGCCCTGCCTAATTTCAACTTTGACCTTGGCTCTTTTGGCCCCGCATGCTTGAGTGGTCATTAGATATCACCCAGACAAAGAGGAAATCCATCTGTGTGTCAGAGAAAGAATAAGAGACAGaacgatagagagagagagagagagagaaaaaaaaaacacgtttgtGTTGCTGAGTTGAAATTTATATTAACCTTAATGTCACCtaaaaaaattctaattaaatacaaattaatgtGATGACATTGTTAAATCCTTGGATGATGGTGGTACAGGTTATCTTATTTTAATCAGTTAATCAGTAAATATAGGGATACCCACGATGAGTCTTGCAGTTATTGGTTGTGGGTGATGTGTTCAATTGTGCTTAGTGTCCttccacacagaaacaaacagtccttcattttctattattaataaaacatttgtagtAATAACAAAAATGTCCCACTATTTGAACTGTGGGcatgtttttcttcctcatccACAGATCAAGTTGCgtggatttttaaaaacacatttttgatccAGTCATCTATCTCTTTGTCTTTTAGTCTTTGCTCTATTGGAGGACCTcaggcatgtgtgtgtcagagaccCCATGGGGTGTTTGTCTCCTGGGTATCttcaacatgcacacactgggaggacacaacacacacacacacacacacacacacacacaaaaaaaaaaaaaaaaacagcgtcGCAGTCGGGGGTAGAGGGTAGAGACAGCGGGATTACAAGGGGAAAACATTATACCTCTggggctgacacacacacacacacacacacacacacacacacacacacacacacacacacacacacaaacacaacaaaccctGAACTTTGAACAGTGGGGTTAGGTTCATGCAGGCTGAAAAACACTGAACTTCAGTTACTCATAAAACCTTTTTATCCAGAGAGTTTCACTCTGCGTATCACACGTTCAAATAACTGAAAAGTTTCATACAGTGCATTTGCATTAAGTTGAAACTGACTTAGGTTTTGCTGGTTCATGGGACATAGAATCAGCACATGGCCGCTGAGGCTTATGGGTACTGTAGTATTTTGGTCCTTTCAGCATAGTAAGctgcctgaaaaaaacaactcagcAACTCATTCGCAATGCTGCTGCTAGAATACTGACAAACACCAAAAAGAGATAACACATGTATCCCATTCTTAAATCCCTGCACTGGCCTCACGTTAGATAGGTAATGATTGTAATTATTGTCCATAAGTTGTTCAATGGTCAGGGTTAAAAATATATTGCCAGCTTCAACCTGAAGgctgcctctgtgtgtgagttACAACACAACTTGATCCTTACATGTATAACAACACTGTTTATGGTTAGTATTTCATAGATTAATAGCCATCaaattaaaagctttttaacttgttttgcCAGAGGAGTGACTTGGACCTTCCTCCTTTTTTGTACTTGGGACTTGGGTCACTTTTGTATATAACGGATATGTTCGCTGAGTAAGAGCCGGATAGGTCTCTAAGGTCTACAGGGACTGGTCAGTTAATGGTTCCCAGCgtaaaatacaaatgtggtGGAACACCTTTTAGCTTCTATGCTCCCCAATGCTATAACCAGCTCTCCTATAAACTATTATACAGCCATTTTTAAAACGAaacttttttaaacagttttatgggatttttacattattttaatattttgtccatGCTTTTATATATAGGTCTCTTTTACTTCTTTTGCCTGTAATGTACTTTCAATGAAACCTGTTTATGATAAGGGGCTATATAAATACACTTGCCTTGCAAGGAAACTCTTTTTCTTATATTCACAGTTGTGCAAGTGTTATTGTACTGTATTAGTACTTCTGGTATACATCTACACAATGTTAAATGTAaggatttatatttatgtgtattggCTTCAACAGCAAATGAATTGTTGatcataaaaatattattaaaggGAAACTGCTGTGGTAGTACTGGACATATCCGGAGAAACCAAGAAAGGACTGAAAAgaggacattaaaaaaagagggaCAAGAGAAGAGAACAGATAAAGCAAAATATACAATTTCTCAAAGCTAATTGGATTAATAGGAAGCAAATTAATGTGGATGATCTGGTGTATGAGTGTTCATGTGTGCATGTCTATGTGCAGCAGTTGTTGCGCCTCAAGCAAGAATatggagagagaaatgaagaCAGATTTAGAcggacacagagagggagagacagattTGGAGAAACGAggaggacaaaaagaaaatcatcgAGGGAAGATGAGAGAGCGAGGAAGAcgttcttcctctctgtcctggTCTGAAACTAATTGGTCCAGGATTAGAGgagattatatttaaaaactacaGCAAAAATTATACAAATCCCTCCACAGGTCTGGTTTCCATGGCGATAGTCTGCTGTGCAACAGTGCAACAGCAACAGGGGGAGAAATAAAAAACCAGTTGATACTTGCAAACATACATTGCAGACATATATGTCTTTCAGTGTAATAAACCGTTGAGCAGTATTTTACTGTGTGATGAGTCCTCAAACTCATAGATCAGTCACTCAAATCAGACTACCTGGATAGTATTTCACGTCTCACTGGAAACAACACACCCTCAGCAAAGTAGCCTCCTGCAGTAAGAATGTATTCAGTCTGCTTAGTAGACTCACCTCTGAACTTTGCAGTGAACAAAGCTAGTTGTTTGACCGTTGTTATGTTGCATGTTGCAATACTGAttgtaaaatgtaacataacTCATTAGCAACATGCATTTATACCTTTTATATTTGGATCTCTTTTCTGTTAAACGTTCCCTGTAAATTATGTTCAAATGATAGATTAAATGaatgatgacatttaaaaaaaatgcaaaacaagaaaacttCATTACCACATATTGAACAAGACTGAAAACATTCAAAGTTTTTGACAGAATGTGAATTAAATAGAGGATATAAAGAGTTTTTGCAGGAAGTGctgccattaaaaaaagtttaattggTTGCATTAATCACAAAAACTGTCAACAGTGGGAGGACTGTAATTTCTTCTTCTCAAGTCAGTGAATATCTTTGATATTCCAAAAAATACTCTTGGGTCTTTATAACTATGTTGAAATCCAAAAGGAGTAGGAGAATAAGAAGAGGGCAGAGGTGTGGAGAAAACTGAAAGCTCCTGAGGCATCACACAGTGTGAACAAGAACACTTCtcaaaaaatgttaaacttcaATTATTCGCTGAGACATCTACTTGTTTTAACACCCcaaaaaacatctgctgttAATTAAAAACAGGCTTCTACCTTTCAAAAAGCAGCTGATACTCTGTGTGATTGTGGTTGCTGTTTATGGGTCTCAGCTATAACACCCATGTGCTGCTTCAGGCTTTGAATCCGGCTCTGTCTATATTTCAGTGCTTGAACAAAGGCTTAACAGCGtgtcagctgttgttttttaactccTGGTGTCACGCTGCTGGTTTGTCTGTGAAATGCACTCGACTCTGAAGCAGGAAGCTTTCGTCCCTGTCTGTCTTACAGGCTGATCAGACAGGCTGAGACCTCAGTGTTTTCCTGTCTCATCACTGCCTCTGAAATATATTATTCAAGAGGGTTTTGATCACAGACACTGACAAGCAGATAAACCAACAACCAACCAACTAACTTGTTACAAGAAGCTGTCTTTTATTAACACATTTCCTATTTTATCACCAGCTGCGACAGCAACAGTGTTGTTCTCAACCTGTGAGCGTAATCAGATTCTGTCATTGCGATAGCATCACAACCATGTCAAATGCAGTCACCAAACTATAGAGGCGTGTGTAGTTTAGGTTAAAATGAAGTTTGAGTTCAAAGATGGCCATGGTCCAAGCAAGGGGGCTTTACAACCCCTAGCCCGATTTGGTGTTAACCCATCACAAGATGGATCTCCAGTTCTATTCTTTACCTTCTGGTTGCAAGATTATAGTGGCCTCGGGAGCTCAACGCACCACAATTTAAAGGTACCATGGGGAGTTTTGGACCATTAGTGGCACTAGTGGAGCATTGTtttttatgagtgtgtgtcttgttttgttggTATTGTACACGTGGGAGTGGATGCAAATGGTGGCCAgcatattttttaatgcatatCTCATTTATCAATCTTTGTTATATCGGGATTACATAACATAAAGATCACAGATTCCACCCAAAACAGTTCATTTTAGTCTCTCTTTCttagtcacacacaaacacacacacacacacacacacacacacacacacacacacacacacacacacacacacacacacacacacacacacacacacacacacacacaccttttcctCCTGTGTTCAGCCAGATGTTATCATTGAGATTTCGATGTAAATTCAAGtgtgagaaatgtttttaattatctaGCCACCTGGACAGGGTTGTAGCatggagacagacacacacacacacacacacacacacacacacattttgcatGAAATAGCTTCACCTGCTTTGACGCACTTTGACGTGAAATGATTCACTATAATACCTtcactttcaaaatgaaatctgTTTTGTGTCCACAGTAAATGTTCTCACATAGTCTTATTTTGTGGCTTGTGGGGAAATCCTGAGgataaaacaatacacacacacacacacacacacacacacacacacacacacacacacacacacacacacacacacacacacacacacacacacacacacacacacacacacacacacacacattgtttcagGTAACAGATGTTGTCCTTCTTTTGATTAAAGTCAACAAATTAAGACATTGTTCTCACTCACTGCTGCAGAAACGTCACAATTGGCTAAAGGGGGAATACAGCCACTTGTTTAGCAAATTAATCTTAATCATGTTTAAGCACAGCAGCAGACACTGTACAGTCTTTATCTGCTTTTTTCAGTGCAAATATCACCATTTCATAGGCTTTTCCATCGCCTACTTCATCGCTACTGTTGTGCGAATATTGATCAATTTGTTCTGGACATTTGAAAAGCCGcacaattaaattattttatcccCATTCAAGTTAGCATAGGGCTTTTGTTGAAAGCATCTGCGTCTCATATGCTTAAAGCTATATCTGTATCAAGAAGCAGCGAGCCACTGCCCAAGAGTCAGTATTTCACACACTGGGAGTGAGATCAGGCTGGGCTAGCAGAGGTTTTGGGGCTCATAGTCTTGAGTCAATAAATCTTAATCTAAATGTTAACAACTTATAAACTCATTATTAAATGTGCCTTTATATATCAAATTGGTAGCATTACTGCAACCTCTTCTCACATTCAAATCAAGTTTATTCCGgaacttcagaaaaaaatactgaatagCAACAATTGCAGCGCTTTAATCAAGATAAATGACACTAATTGtaaaaaattattatatattgtaatgATTTAAGTAAATACGACTTTTATAAtgcaacaaagagaagaaattGTTTGCAGCGTGGATAAATGTAGAAAGACATGACTGGACCAGTAGACTCTTCAGATCCTGGCATCAGATCAGTCAAACATGTTTAACTGTTGCTTTGCTGACCTCAGTATCAGAAATTAGGTACACTTACTCTAGAAGAACAGGTGATTTTGTAACCAGTGACTTCATGGATATAATTTAATCAAGACTTTATTGTTTAGTGAACAATGTACATCAGTGGTACCACAATTACGCACTAAATGGAAGAATATACATTtgttcagatttattttcttctttttttatttcttaaccAAAGAAATCCTTAAATTTCTGGAACGCACTCTTTTTTTGGCCATTGCAGAGGTCTGAGTTACAGCAGTCGAAGACAAACTCAGCCAGGGGATATCTGATGGCCAGATTCATGAAGTCACAGTCTGCATACCTCATACATCGAGTGTAGGTATTTTCTGAGGGGAGTGTTAGAGACACAGCATTAGTCGTTACATTCATTATAACAGATAAATTGACCCGCACTTCGCATTTCAAGGACAATGGCAAGCAAGGCCAGTTTCATTAAAggccaataaaataaatattcagaacCATTTTCCTCCAAATATGATTTGTCtaaagataaagagataaagagatttttattgtcattgtagtgatacaacgaaattccgtttggtagccctcagccagccagcagcagcgaacaacaaacacaaacacaataacaacaatatacaagataaaaatacacaaaatgaatggaaactTTACAATGTACATACAAtttgtgcaaacagtgcagtgtaaacatttgttttggcagtgCAAACAGTCTAGAAGTTAACCATCacaatgaagaaataaaagaaataaataaagtattttaaatcatGTGAGAACCTATTTACTATTATGACAACTAAGCAAACTCCACTGATGGAGCCCATGAGGTGTTGTGGAAAGCTCCAGAGAAGGGACCTTATGCTaagaatgattatttttttgtcttattaaaataaattattaagttCTCAGTGTTTGTCAATAGATCAATGTGCAATAtgaaaatcaaaatgtgttgtgtgttaaaTCATCAGTTGTTGTTGGATTAGGCAAATTGCTTTGcagaatttattaaaaataaacatttaaccaACATTGGCATCAGACAGACATTTTATGTTCTCAAAATGGCATTTAATGTTGACTTTAACAATTGTTGgattttgcactttttaattCCTGACCAATACTTACCACCACTGGTGAGTTTGAGGCAGCTGTCTTCTCCTTGGCTACACTGCTGCTTTACTTCACAGCTGGTGGAGGAGCCATCGGGGCAGGTGTAACACTGCAGAGAGAGGCCTGGAGAACCAAACAGAGCTCTTCAGTCTGAAGTGGTACAGTCAGTGCTACCCGATGCAAAGTCATGTTCATGCcatgagaagattgatgccaAGACAGCGAATATAGGGTCATTTCACCAAATGTCAATCTATTTATTAATGTCATATATTGGAGGTGTTTGCTTATATGATCTGTATACAGttttgtgatacattttttaatttggttgATAGAATTGTTGGATTTTATGTTGTAAGTGAAAAGCTAAATTAATTCATCCCTGAAGCTGAATAACTATTGCAAGACACATTTTTCTTGCCTTTGCAGACATTTTAATAAGTTAACTTATGGTGGTTTGTGAAAATCTTAACAAAAATGATCTAGGACTCCATTGTTGTATCCTTGACAAAACATGCCCTGACAAATTGTAGttcataaataatgtatattacaATCTGGTCAATAAACCAAAGCAAAAAGCTGCGACACAACCGTGCACAAAGCAAACTTCATTTCCTGAAACATCTCAGAAAATATTATGAATGAATAGTTATCACTGACTCTGTATAGTGTGAACTGGAGGCATATGACAAGGGAGCAGAACGAGCAAGCTGCACACTGATGTGCCAAAACGTTCCCTCAGGCTGATATGTTTTCTCTTTGCAAAACATATAATCTCTCTGACTTAGCCCCACTTGGCTGCGCTTTTcaggagcagaaaaaaaaagagcgagCAAAAGCAATTCTGATTCCTTCttcaaaccctttttttcttacCAAATCCAAACATGGCAAAGCTGACAGCCAggcaaaacaacacagaactCCTCATCATGACTGAAAGCACTGTCGCGtctgaaaatcaaaaaaaaaaaaaagaggaaaatttACAATTGTGTCCCAGGTGGATTAAAGGCAGGGAATTAACtttgtggaggaaaaaaaggaaacgtgCAGGAGGTCAATTAGTCaactaataaaaaatatcactttaaatACCCTAACAGAATAGGACAGAAATTATGacataatttatataattaattcaATTGGAAGTACGGATTAATATGTTTGATTATTCAAGTTATCAATGGAATAAACATTTCCACACAAACTTGTTAGTCCTGCAGTCATATCACACTCACCTGTGAATGTGAAGAAAACGTCTATGAGCTCATGAAGAAGAGGATTTTTGTAACAGCACTAACAGGGAAAGTAAACAGACCGTTTGTTTGGGTTCAGAGTCTATGTGGGGATTTGATTTGGACTTCTACAATGTTGGTCAATCCAGTGCATTGCTTGTGTAATATGGAGAAATAATGAACAGATAGTTGAAAtagatgttttcatgtgtttttctgaatgaGAAATGTTCAGATTAAGGAAATTCAAACGTTGTATTCGATGTCTAAATGGACACAGTGGTCATCAGAGAGAAAGTGACGGCAAGATCactcaattatttaaatcagcTTGTGGAAAAACACAGTAATCTGCTGGCTAACCCAATATTTTGTAATGACAATGGAGGAACT is a genomic window containing:
- the LOC129097478 gene encoding CD59 glycoprotein-like: MMRSSVLFCLAVSFAMFGFGLSLQCYTCPDGSSTSCEVKQQCSQGEDSCLKLTSGENTYTRCMRYADCDFMNLAIRYPLAEFVFDCCNSDLCNGQKKSAFQKFKDFFG